In Gemmata obscuriglobus, a single genomic region encodes these proteins:
- a CDS encoding TIGR02996 domain-containing protein, giving the protein MSERAGFLSAILESPADDTARAAYADWLREQPGAFDRLHGRFLWAGLTLARFRGQEVVEDGMFFDALRDQAEAAPEVIAVQLQHVLGWGWNATEWAWDNETAAPDRIHVATIPPKVANETPAERRERRRSGRARTTAAGYERGCLTWVRVRAKQWELAGEKILGSCPLQRVELLELPGLVLSIESDDGWRLRGELRPPLTQRLDRAGTAAAPIEASEPDRMEEGFARDKFVRRFAHSTWAVLTRLHFMAGFAWPGPLPESMMGPGPYVGVDPSPELLGGI; this is encoded by the coding sequence ATGAGCGAGCGGGCCGGGTTCCTCAGCGCGATCCTCGAGAGCCCCGCGGACGACACCGCGCGGGCCGCGTACGCGGACTGGCTCCGCGAGCAGCCGGGGGCGTTCGACCGGCTGCACGGGCGGTTCCTGTGGGCCGGGCTCACGCTGGCCCGGTTCCGCGGCCAGGAGGTGGTCGAGGACGGGATGTTCTTCGACGCCCTGAGGGACCAAGCCGAGGCGGCGCCCGAGGTCATCGCGGTGCAGTTGCAGCACGTACTCGGGTGGGGCTGGAACGCCACCGAATGGGCCTGGGACAACGAGACCGCGGCCCCGGACCGGATCCACGTGGCGACGATCCCGCCCAAGGTGGCGAACGAGACCCCGGCCGAGCGTCGGGAGCGGCGGCGATCGGGGCGGGCCCGGACGACCGCGGCCGGTTACGAGCGCGGGTGCCTCACGTGGGTGCGGGTCCGCGCCAAGCAGTGGGAGCTCGCGGGCGAGAAGATCCTTGGGAGTTGTCCGCTCCAGCGGGTCGAACTGCTGGAACTGCCGGGGCTGGTGCTGAGCATCGAGAGCGACGACGGCTGGCGGTTGCGTGGCGAACTCCGGCCGCCGTTGACTCAGCGCCTCGACCGGGCGGGCACGGCGGCCGCCCCGATCGAGGCATCGGAGCCGGATCGGATGGAGGAGGGCTTCGCGCGTGACAAGTTCGTTCGGCGGTTCGCCCACTCCACCTGGGCGGTGCTCACGCGTCTGCACTTCATGGCCGGGTTCGCGTGGCCCGGGCCGCTGCCGGAAAGCATGATGGGACCCGGCCCGTACGTCGGAGTCGATCCTTCGCCGGAGTTGCTCGGAGGGATTTGA
- a CDS encoding terminase large subunit domain-containing protein — protein MGWRPDPWQARFLTSPGKRESLLCSRQAGKSTATAARVVREALLYPRADCLVFCPTMRQSMEMLRKVRDFYRALGSPVAELADTKTSLELANGSRVISLPDSQEGVVGFSAPRLVVIDEGSRVSDELYKSVRPMLAVSKGQLLTLSTPFGNQGWFFDIWDDSAEGLKRRSKLHEPWQRTAVPASQIPRITPEFLEDERAELGERWFQQEYFLRFLDSIDAVFSQAVIHGARSEGIEPLFDLGA, from the coding sequence ATGGGGTGGCGGCCGGACCCGTGGCAGGCCCGGTTCCTGACGAGCCCGGGGAAGCGGGAGTCGCTCCTCTGTTCCCGCCAGGCGGGTAAGAGCACCGCGACCGCGGCCCGCGTCGTGCGGGAGGCGCTCCTGTACCCGCGGGCCGACTGCCTCGTGTTCTGCCCCACGATGCGGCAGAGCATGGAAATGCTCCGCAAGGTGCGCGACTTCTACCGCGCGCTGGGGAGCCCGGTGGCCGAGCTCGCGGACACGAAGACGAGCCTCGAGCTGGCGAACGGGTCGCGGGTCATCAGCCTGCCCGATTCGCAGGAGGGCGTGGTCGGGTTCAGCGCGCCGCGGCTGGTCGTGATCGACGAGGGGAGCCGGGTCAGCGACGAACTGTACAAGAGCGTCCGCCCGATGCTCGCGGTGTCGAAGGGCCAGTTGCTCACGCTATCGACGCCGTTCGGGAACCAGGGCTGGTTCTTCGACATCTGGGACGACAGCGCCGAAGGGTTGAAGCGGCGGTCGAAGCTGCACGAGCCGTGGCAGCGGACCGCGGTGCCGGCGAGCCAGATCCCGCGGATCACGCCCGAGTTCCTGGAGGACGAGCGGGCCGAGCTGGGCGAGCGGTGGTTCCAGCAGGAGTACTTCCTCCGGTTCCTCGACTCGATCGACGCGGTGTTCAGTCAGGCGGTGATCCACGGGGCCCGGTCCGAAGGGATCGAGCCCCTGTTCGACCTGGGGGCGTAA
- a CDS encoding HEAT repeat domain-containing protein has translation MSFMFGTQRASVVGLVDWHALAQKLGTLRDGGESGGSDLGRQALELIVGVDSLRSAVDYYVAGAPGSELARSVLALLKPLSAMERCLEIARSEADAESRRSAVELLRMVADGRGIAWAAEFLGDEDEGVQVWGAGIVDQLLWSGLADPEDCGQILEAMATHPNVGVQRQAAFVRSFLASRQKAAEPGAAPDTAI, from the coding sequence GTGAGCTTTATGTTCGGCACCCAGAGGGCTTCCGTGGTGGGGCTGGTGGATTGGCACGCTCTGGCCCAGAAACTCGGCACTCTTCGTGATGGTGGCGAAAGTGGCGGCTCGGACTTGGGCCGTCAAGCGCTGGAGTTGATCGTCGGTGTTGATTCCCTTCGATCCGCCGTGGACTATTACGTCGCGGGCGCACCGGGCAGCGAGTTGGCCCGCTCAGTGCTTGCCCTCTTAAAGCCGTTATCAGCGATGGAGCGGTGCCTGGAGATTGCTCGCAGTGAGGCGGACGCAGAGTCCCGAAGATCAGCCGTCGAGCTGCTTCGGATGGTTGCCGACGGAAGAGGGATCGCTTGGGCGGCTGAATTCCTCGGCGATGAAGATGAGGGCGTGCAGGTGTGGGGTGCAGGGATCGTTGACCAACTGCTCTGGTCCGGCCTCGCAGACCCCGAAGATTGCGGTCAAATTCTGGAAGCAATGGCGACGCATCCCAACGTCGGAGTCCAGCGACAGGCGGCGTTCGTGCGCTCTTTCCTAGCTTCTAGGCAAAAGGCAGCCGAACCCGGCGCTGCACCTGACACCGCCATCTGA
- a CDS encoding SMI1/KNR4 family protein, protein MRRFLTVSLTPRQVSYLFGHRRAQGVQSLEEVETWLGRPLPEPYRSFLAGTAVSFLAANGRTLVYGRTAVMERNDTHESRAYCPGHLMIGDNSGGVALVLSLADGQVHSVGMGAMTPDCFEPVAQSFAAWQAAGFLCAE, encoded by the coding sequence ATGCGTCGTTTCCTGACCGTTTCGCTCACCCCGCGGCAGGTGAGCTATTTGTTCGGCCACCGGAGGGCGCAGGGCGTGCAGTCGCTGGAAGAGGTCGAGACATGGCTCGGGCGACCGCTGCCGGAGCCGTACCGTTCCTTCCTAGCGGGCACCGCCGTGTCGTTCCTCGCGGCCAATGGGCGGACGCTGGTGTACGGTCGCACCGCCGTGATGGAGCGGAATGACACCCACGAGTCGCGGGCGTACTGCCCAGGGCACCTGATGATCGGCGACAACAGCGGCGGGGTCGCGCTCGTGCTGTCGCTCGCGGACGGGCAGGTCCACAGCGTCGGCATGGGGGCAATGACGCCGGACTGCTTTGAGCCAGTAGCCCAGAGCTTTGCGGCGTGGCAGGCCGCGGGTTTCCTGTGCGCGGAGTAA
- a CDS encoding tetratricopeptide repeat protein has protein sequence MRTSGLLSVTSLCLLAIGGRADEPATARGYYERALAHEQNRRYTEAITDYSKAIELDPQFVEAYFSRSSLYAGHPALDKREYAKAVADLTKILVIDPKGFSARFNRALAYESLREYDKAIADYTKVIEGGTDFSRNGDGKDKCLAHTHHYRGRAYQWYKQDSIKAVADYTEALRLDPEMEMVHYRRGQARHALKDFANAQADFAKALTRDPDYPNLLNSWAWQLATCPDPKFRDGRKALEYASKSNEKSGGKRPECLDTVAAAYAEAGQFDEAIKSQKKAIELLGPKADEQRKAMQARLKLYEAGRPFRTE, from the coding sequence ATGCGCACATCCGGTCTGCTTTCCGTAACCTCGCTCTGCCTGCTGGCGATCGGGGGCCGTGCGGACGAGCCCGCCACAGCGCGAGGCTACTACGAGCGCGCTCTTGCCCACGAGCAGAACAGGCGCTACACCGAAGCCATTACCGATTACTCAAAGGCCATCGAACTCGACCCCCAGTTCGTGGAAGCCTACTTCAGCCGCAGTTCGCTCTACGCCGGCCATCCCGCTCTCGACAAGCGAGAGTATGCGAAGGCGGTGGCCGACTTGACGAAGATCCTGGTGATCGATCCCAAGGGCTTCAGTGCTCGGTTCAATCGCGCCCTCGCCTATGAGTCCCTGCGCGAGTACGACAAGGCCATCGCTGACTACACCAAGGTGATCGAAGGCGGCACCGATTTCTCCAGGAACGGAGACGGCAAAGACAAGTGTCTGGCGCACACACATCATTACCGGGGCCGCGCCTACCAGTGGTACAAGCAGGACAGCATTAAGGCCGTGGCCGATTACACCGAGGCTCTGCGGCTCGACCCGGAGATGGAAATGGTGCATTACCGGCGGGGCCAAGCGCGCCACGCGCTGAAAGACTTTGCCAATGCCCAGGCCGACTTCGCGAAGGCGCTGACGCGTGATCCCGACTATCCCAACCTCCTCAACAGTTGGGCGTGGCAGCTGGCAACGTGCCCCGACCCCAAGTTCCGCGACGGCAGGAAGGCGTTGGAATACGCCAGTAAGTCGAATGAGAAATCCGGAGGAAAGCGACCGGAGTGCCTTGATACGGTGGCGGCCGCCTACGCGGAGGCTGGTCAGTTCGATGAGGCAATCAAGTCGCAAAAGAAAGCGATCGAGTTGCTCGGCCCCAAGGCGGATGAACAACGGAAGGCCATGCAGGCGCGATTGAAACTCTACGAGGCTGGTAGGCCCTTCCGCACAGAATAA